The following is a genomic window from Sesamum indicum cultivar Zhongzhi No. 13 unplaced genomic scaffold, S_indicum_v1.0 scaffold00190, whole genome shotgun sequence.
AGATGCTGCAAGTAGAATTAACTTCTCAATGTGTCCAAAAGTAGTGCATAGTCGTCTGAGGTCTTCAATAACATCACTATCACTGATCGTACTATGTGCTGTAATAGAAACAAGCAGCAGTTAGTAAATTCCTGAAAGCACTGTCGAAACAATGAAGTATTGCAAAGTAAAAGGTATCCAAAAGACATTACACTGCAAGTATTTTAGCGTAGATGCCATAGTAACATATAATTGTCCAATTTTTGTAGTCATCTGTTTCAAATTGCCAAATGAAGTCTGATAAAGAGTGTCAGCTGCTGCTCTGAAGGCAGTACAAACCATTTGCTCCAGCAGTTGATATGGTTTAAGTGTCTCCAAGTAGTGAAGAACCTAACTCAAGATGacataatatcaataataatgaaagaacaagaaaggCAAGAATGTTTGAAGCAAAAGTAAGTTGATGCCTTTATCTGACTTCCGGCAGAACTATTtactcttaaatattttaacaggTTGATTGACATGCCATGGAGCTGGTTTCTATTATGAATTTCTGTTTCAAATATGATTTCAATGTTAGACCTACTTCAATTTTGTATCCTCCAAAACTTGTTCACTCAACTTTAGAGTAGCAGATGAAGAGGTGAAAATAGCCtaaaaatcatccaaaaaatAGAATACCTTTTCTCCTTCTCTATTTGGATCCAGGAGTGGTTTCTGTTGAGAAGCAGGCAAAGGCAAAGCTTCATTCCAGATCTTTCTCCATGAGTTCCCATAATCAGACATTCTCTCTGAAAGTCTTCCAGAAGGAGGCCACTTGATTTCTGACACTTCCGTGGCATTAATTTGAGACACTCCAGTCTGCTCGCTATCATCATTTTCCCAGTCCTTTGGTGAGTGCCATCGAATAAAATCTTCAAAGACAGCTTCCGGATTAGCTGCCTTAAATGCAGACATGTCTGCAGTCAGATGCAAAGAAAATCTTTCCATGGTCAGAATACTCCATGATGCTGGCATATGTACTTTAACATTCTAGCACACTATTTCAGTGGATAACGAATCCATACATCATGCTGTCACCCTATATGTTTGTGAAGCAAAACTTCAGTAAGaagtgtgtttgtgtgttttaGTTTTCAGATTAAACAAAATGATGGAATCCGAAAAGAGCAAGCCCTAGAATCAGTTAGGGCCCTTGACTTGGGTACAACAAAATTCATGTCATCTGTAAGTCAACATCTTACACTTGAATTTCTCATATTTGTCATTTTACACGCGGAAGGATAAGGGCAATGCAACAGTAAAATACTCTTGACATTTTCAAACCATGGTTGTAAGTGATCCTTTTGAAGCATGGCAGGCGACCATAGGTACCCAATGCTGATAATAACCACAACCCCATACTTAGGTTTCAGAGAGCACAAATTCAGCTACCTCGTTCCTCCTAGCCGTCACCACCAaaagagaaaagcaaaaagaacaaataacaagtacaaagaaacaaaataggtaaaagaagagagaaagcAGAAACTCCAGCCTGGTAGATTGaacatttaatttcaaatcaagCAATTGTCTTCCACGAAAGGCGTAACTTTGatatagaaaaatgaaagaccGTACAGGATAATGCTGATAGCTAAAAGGCAAATTATGCGCAGCTTTAAGACTTCCAGCTGGATTCTGGAATTTCTCATACATTCTCAAATGACTACCATCTTTTCCATAGACTATTGCAGAAATCAAAAGACCAACTAATCAGACTAGCTAGTGCATGTCAGACACTCTATGCCTGTgaatgattttaaatatacCGAGTATGAAAAACAATTATACTAAGAttcttctattattttttactttatttgacTCATGACATACATACTTTGAGTAGTCAAAGAAGATAATTtgattggaaaagaaaaaaaggaagcaAAGTAGGAACAGTGGGAGAAACACATGTCAACTTGTGTGAAGAGATAACTTGACAGACCAAATCGTGTTAGAGTTTACCAGTAccgaaaacaaaaaaaaatcgtgtTAGAGAACACCAATAAGGCATTCTTCATAAAGTAGTGATGAAGATCctaacttatttttcattattctaGTTCGTCACAGAAGGTGGCTTCTGAAAGAGAGAGAACCATCATTTTGAGCATAAAATCTGtcagaaaagaaatttatagaaaagGAAACTGCAGCCAGTGTGTAATAAAAGTCAGGATGGAAAGTGAAATTAATTACCAGAGGCCAGAATATCCCTTTCAAGTTGACCAGAGAAGCTCTGAAATGGAACGGAAAGAATAATAGTCAATTCATGTATTATATGTCTAGCAGCAAGAATTCAAAGCCACATATAGTGCGTACTTTACTGCCAAAAAAGCAGCAAGAATTGGAAAGCTACATATAGTGCTTGCTTTACTGCCAAAAaactaataacaaaattagCTTTTAAGCTATGATGCATGGACACCAATAAGCAACACTTAAacgaaattacttaaaaattttaggataTTGCACAGCTCTGAAATGGCTGCCCAATATATTGAAGTACTTCAATATTATATTCGGCGGTTGTGTGTACACATAAGTGCAGAAACATATGTAAATATGCCATTGATAActgtcaaaattttcaataggTGAAGATAGAAACAGAACGAGGAACTACGTGGTTCAACCATATGACCTAAATCCACAAGACAAATGCTCAAAAGGCTAAATCATGTTATTCTCTCTTAATTTGGGATTACAATGTGAATTACAGATAccagaaatagaaaatggaGGTCATTGCTcgaaaatcaaataaaaaatgtcacTACAATCAATTAGATATTATGTGATTTGgcaattatattgaaaaatcaattctTTATTCGAGTAGAAAACTGAAGTGCCAGTGAATTATAGTTTTAAAGTGACTACTAAGTTGCATTATTAACCCAAGTAATTACCAGTGGTCTGTAAATGGGTGAAGTGGTGATTAAAGTTTAATATCAGATGTATTAAGACCTTCATATCTGAATGCAGATTAAAAATCCACCACTCTGTTGATTCCATGCTAAAACTCAATAATAACAACAGACCTGAATCTAAGTACAGACAACATTTCTATTAAAGGAGATGCACAATGATTTACAAAAACGAAGACAATCATGTTTAGGCAAGGAAAACACCATATACTACAATTATTTAAGCTTACAAATGAATCACCCAAAGCTACAGCAGCCCTTAAGCGTTCTTCATGCATGTCTTCTGTCATGAGAGGTGGATCCTGCAGCAAAGTTAACAGAGATGCATTTTATTCCTTCAACTGCTCTTTCAGAGTAGGCAGCAGATAGTAAACTACCTGGGTTATTGGAGCATGCATAATCTTGTGTGCTTTCAAGAGCATCATTGACCCTGCTACACCAGATGAACCATTCCTACAAGTAGagacaattattttaaaatgcgGAAACATAGAGATATCtagcaaaaaaaagaagctaCTGGCATTCCAGAACCACACAAGCAACCGAGATTCACTGATTTACAAGAACCAATAGGCTAAAGAGAATTCAGATGCAGACCAACATCTGCAGGCATGTTATAGTTCTTTCTGTGCCGGGAAAAAGTAAAACAGTAAAAAAGATATGCCCACAGCACCATTTTAAGTATCAGTGTGTAACAGTACAAGGATATGTAATCTCATCGTCATTCCTCAACAATAACAtcacaatttatattaatgtaaatgTCATGCTTGGgaaaatacatttttggtccctcCAAAATACCACTAAAACAGTTTTAGTCCCCTAGTTTTGGTCCCTCAAAATTACCATTTTtgaacacttttagtccccaCAGTTAATTCTCCGTTAGTAGTTAACGGACAACCCTAATCCCAAAATCAACTAACAGTTAATTCCTTCCCTCCCAATTCCTATAATTCAGACACTCCTAGATGCAACGTtcaactagatcatgcattacAAGAAATGTGCTGGTCTTGAcatgaaattcaaatattatggtGCCGTGTtaaatgtgtgtgtgaatCAGAAGCGTTTGAGAGGAGGTCAAAGGGTGCAAGCCCACCGATCAAAACCCATTATCTGCCATCTGTGTACCTTAGGATGAGGCTGATTGTGTTGTATGCCAAGTGTGAGGTTCTCAGTGATGCAAGCATGGTGTTTGATGGAATGCCCGAGAGGAATGTGGTGTCTTGGACTGCCATGATTGCAGGGTATACCAAATATGGGCTCTACTTGGAGGCTGACAGCCTCTTTGTTGAGAAGCTAAGATCAGGTATTCTTCTGGGACATGCTGCCAGTGTTTCTGGTGCGTATTGACATGTTCTATagtatgtgaaaaataatggTGGACCACTCTTGTTTGGTATTTTGTTCACTGGAATTCTGGTATACTAGAATCTCGAAGGATGAAGTGTGTTATCTGCTCATTCATTGATGTGGAACCTTTGCAATGTACTGATAGAATTGCTGTTGAGATTGGAGTGACCCAAGTGGTTTTTGTAGCCAaaagtttcattttaataGCTTCTAATCATGGCTTAGAAAGGTGATATTTCAAGTGAATGAGTCAAAAATTTTCAGTCAAAATGAAGAGACAGAGGAGGAGGGTTTTAAGAGTTGTTTTTTAGAGAGAACTTTTGTAGTAAAATGAAGCCAAAGTGGGTTTATATTGTTCCCAACCACTTTTATGCACCAAAATGCAGCAGATTTCCCCCCAATTCCAGCCCCTTGTGCGTTATCCGTTAACTTTTACGGGGAAATCAACGGTGGGACTAAAAGTTCTAAAAATGGTAACTTGAAGGTCCAACCAAAACTGTAATTCGTGAATAAGGGGGGATCAAAATGTTTTAGTGGTATTTTGgagggaccaaaaatgtactTTTCCTTGTCATGCTTCTATTGACATTTACTTACTCCTGCATAAGCACGGGTGCAATTCACATAAGTTTCAAACAATATTATAGAGAAAAAATCCTCTCACTGTACAAAACCCTAGCTATACACAATCTGAACCTGCTGGGCGATATTCATATCTTTTAGTCTTTCTGCTGTCCTAACTTCATCCGTATCCTATGTCTTTTACATAAATTCTACAGGTAACTAATTATAGGAGGCAAGTAATCAAGGAGGTTTAAACATATTTCACTACCTAATTTCTAGGAACAAGTCATAGACATCATAAGCATTGAGGGAGTGTGGGACCCCTGGAGCTCAATCAAGTAGGAGTTATGAAGTATAGAGAGCTCTTAATCATTGGAGATATCTCATCCCAATTCCAACTCAATCTATTTTCCAATGTCTTAACCCATTGCTATGGTAATACAGTTGTTTGCAAAGGAtatcatttcaatttaaaatcattgcaattaattgaaatgaaaaattatgaagtcACTTTGAAAGACTTCACAACATAGAAGCATAAATTTAGATATACTGGAGTTTCTGCGAATGCCATTAATGAAACACCTAGATTTTTAGCAAagttataatttgtatttgataCCTTATCTGAAGCTAAGAAAATGGGAAACGAAATCCTTCTTAAAGAAATAAGCAAAACTTCACGACTAGCTTGTATACCTGTCATGTTTCCTGCCAAAACCTTCACTAACTCCATGAGAAGCAGAAAACTCCATTGGTCCCTGAAGATCTTCCTGCAATAAAATGCATACTCAAGGTTAGTGGTCAAAGTTAATGTAACACGAATCACAAggaacaaaatcaaaataactaCCTGTGCAGGAGAAGTCAAAGGATCATTTGTACCAAAGTTTTGCCCTTTAACCTCTCGACGCTTTTTATCAATGCATACAGCAAGCTGCAAAAACCAGCAATAGGATCCTTTTAACAGTTTGGCaagaacatattttatttggaaGATATAATAGGCTGTTTTTGGATTAATTCATCAGGCTGCAATAACTCACAGCAATAGGATGTCTTTTGATCGACTCATAATACTGTAGAATGACTGACCATATCAAAGACTAAGCTACAGAGGATCCTCCAGTGTATGTTAAAGAACAAAAGATTCCAATTACCAAGAAAACAAGATGGGTTGGCTAAATCTGAATTCAAAAGGCTGTTGACGAGTCTCAACTCCATTTGAAGATATACTTTGTTAATACATGGCTATGGAATTACACTAACAATTAATAACAgcatattttatcttttattcgTAAATCAACATAAGGACTTTGAGATTAAAGAGAAACGCCATGGAATACAGATTCCTCCATAAGACAAGAAGATATTACTGGAAGTTAATGGTGCTGAAATTTCctagtaaaattttttacgAACTTAAAAACTACTTGCagcttagaaaaaaaatagagggtAACTATACAGCTTCATCTCCCAGAATCACTTCTTCTcgattctaatttttataaaggaAGCTTTTAGTTTCCAGCTCATGATGTAAGAAACTTGGCTCCATAGGAATAGTCGAATTAATTTTAGGTCCCAGTAACTTCACAACAATAAATTTCCATCGACAGAGCAAAATGAAAATCAGAAAGGGTCAAGGGTTTATCATTCACAGAGAGATACAGATAGATAGATAGCTtgagaagagagaagagaggagGGAGAGCAGATTTAGACCATGTTCTCATATACACTATATTAAGAAAACCAACCATGTGCAGTTTCTGATTTATCAAACAGGTGGATAGGTCGATTGTGCCATTGGTTGGCATTCTTGGTAATGGCTGTGATTCTTCCCAACACCAACGAACCTCGCGAACAAACTCTATCCAGAGTACAGCAATTGCTAATCCAATAAACAAGAATATAAACAGCAGTTGACGTAAAATTAGAGTTAAACAAAGAATATAAACATGAGAGGGCTGTTGCTTAATAAGCTCCTTCAAAGGGATACAACACTAGGTTATAAATAGGAATACCCCGTATGCTACAGTTGCCAAACCAGAGAGCATGTAAGCAGAACTGTGCAAAGAGTGATTCAAGTGGAGCGCCTTTAATAGATCGAGAATTTTTATGCTCGCCCAGAGAGGAACCTGGTTGCGTTTCTGTAACTGCacaggaagaaaagaaaagtaacaaaagaaataaattgacaCCCATGGGATCTGCAACCAAAACCTCAACATAATCCAATTAAGAAATCTTGTTTACATCTTTATAATCTTCAGTAAATGCTCTTATAATCTAAGGCAAAGGTTGATTTTCTGTGGTGAATAccatattgaattaatttatccaattgATTGCTGTCATAAACTCCTCATTCTTCTGGCTTCGTTCATGCACTCATTTGCAATGGATGCAAACAACAATTTAGAGAGCTCTATAGAATTACAACCAAAACTGGATCACTGAGATCAACAATCACCAGTTACATAGGCTCTGAGAGGTAACATTGACCGATAATTTCACAGGCACAAAATTCAGCAAGGGCCATTTTATTTTGACGGTATGAAGTTGCAACTGAAAttttgaagaataaaaaattttgtaccCTCATGAAAGAGATCTTTTAGCACGCGGTCAAGAACAGTTGGTGGAGGTACAACTGCtgatgatttcaaattttcggAACCTGAATTTTCAACTGCATGTGAAGATATTAAACATCATTTAATCAAAGATTTGAGAATATaaagaagaatataaatagaattgcagtgcagaaaaatataacatgcaTCAGTTATAGTTCACTTTTGATACCTCAGATTATGTATGTAAGATTTTCAAACCTGATACAAAatcttcaataaatttagcctCTGACGCCATTTCCAATGCCTTAACTAAAAGGTGCAACTGGGACGCAAATCCAATAGTTCTTCCATCAGAAATTGCACTGCTAAACATGGATAAATACACATCACCCCATCACTTCACCAACAAAGATCGAAACTTATTTCCTACGCACCATACAATGAAAGATCCATATTAATGGGACAATGCTTCCTTGGAAACAAGTTATTGATTAGAGGACGGAAGCTAGagtattttcttctaaaagcATTCAAAAGTTTACAGCAGCAAAGATCTCCAGACCAACATTTCCAATCGGGTCAAAGCCATAAAGCCAAAACACCGAAAGCCCTTACATACTCAAGTTAATGGAAGAAGCCCACAAGTTGGATCAACATAGAACCCATTGGTAAAGATAAACCATATCAGAAGGATTGTTTTAGATAAAGTTCATATGCAGTCCAAACAGCAGAAAATTCAAGTATTTGAAATGGGAGTATGAAACAACATCTGGACAAATGATCCAAGGATCTGTCACAGGAAAACCTTTCGGTTTACTGGAACTGATATTAATGGTTTCCTACTCACATGCTATCGAATGTAGACAATGTAGCAACCAATATGGACAGCCTATGCAAAAAAATGCAGGCTGACCGTTATCTTAGTCACATACAGGATCTTGCTGTAGTAAGAGTAGGATTGTATTGCCCCACGAATATACCATGTACAAGTCTCATCATTAGCACTAGTCATGCATCACCCATTTATCTCCCAAGGACTTGAATAAGGTTGCCCATACTTGATACAAGCACATCTTGGTGTAATACATATTAGACATTCCCCAGTACATGACAATTGAACATTTGAAATCTCAAATACTGCAGAACTGCTCTTACAGATTTTCGGAAAGACATGGATACAAGAACCACTTATCAGCTTCAAGTGGTGAGGCATTCTCTAATTCAGCCATATCCAGAGAACTTTCAGCTGTTATCTCAGACCATATAGCAAGCAACTGAAATCCTGCATGAGGTAGTTTAACAAATGAAaggtgaaaaatatttttgccatCTGATGACATTCATGAAAGAAACTGACTTATGGTATCACACCCAGGCAATCAACAAATGAGGCTTTTGACCACCAGCAATGCTACAACCACAactttatgatattataagcAGCAGCTTTTCACCT
Proteins encoded in this region:
- the LOC105179698 gene encoding rab3 GTPase-activating protein catalytic subunit isoform X4, producing the protein MVQRICWLLIGLGKGADWDQTLHDLQLCFGVKEFLVSVIAPQSASGVVLDAPEASKLLSAVAIALSNCSCLWPAFVPVHDPSRKAYIGIQNMGTVFTRRFEADCIGSQVPIKLMHLEGLYELFVSKFAYTAVDWSMHHFEVHFKLKLTYRTPTYDDEDELQEPNIDDRGSSENIETDTHGKTQWDDDCPWSKWYSAEDLVKGFQLLAIWSEITAESSLDMAELENASPLEADKWFLYPCLSENLSAISDGRTIGFASQLHLLVKALEMASEAKFIEDFVSVENSGSENLKSSAVVPPPTVLDRVLKDLFHEVTETQPGSSLGEHKNSRSIKGAPLESLFAQFCLHALWFGNCSIRAIAVLWIEFVREVRWCWEESQPLPRMPTNGTIDLSTCLINQKLHMLAVCIDKKRREVKGQNFGTNDPLTSPAQEDLQGPMEFSASHGVSEGFGRKHDRNGSSGVAGSMMLLKAHKIMHAPITQDPPLMTEDMHEERLRAAVALGDSFSFSGQLERDILASDMSAFKAANPEAVFEDFIRWHSPKDWENDDSEQTGVSQINATEVSEIKWPPSGRLSERMSDYGNSWRKIWNEALPLPASQQKPLLDPNREGEKVLHYLETLKPYQLLEQMVCTAFRAAADTLYQTSFGNLKQMTTKIGQLYVTMASTLKYLQSHSTISDSDVIEDLRRLCTTFGHIEKLILLAASLHRKFLQSPHLAEAIFSDCYDYYLPNMGTGSAKGDTKKEFDKRQQVSLRDRNLIIGMFPPPTANQSWRKVLSMGNLLNGHEPIFREIIFSKRDHVSGSYYSAPTPNLFQQDIETYRMYVCGTSNDLRVALAVTSFD
- the LOC105179698 gene encoding rab3 GTPase-activating protein catalytic subunit isoform X5, yielding MVQRICWLLIGLGKGADWDQTLHDLQLCFGVKEFLVIAPQSASGVVLDAPEASKLLSAVAIALSNCSCLWPAFVPVHDPSRKAYIGIQNMGTVFTRRFEADCIGSQVPIKLMHLEGLYELFVSKFAYTAVDWSMHHFEVHFKLKLTYRTPTYDDEDELQEPNIDDRGSSENIETDTHGKTQWDDDCPWSKWYSAEDLVKGFQLLAIWSEITAESSLDMAELENASPLEADKWFLYPCLSENLSAISDGRTIGFASQLHLLVKALEMASEAKFIEDFVSVENSGSENLKSSAVVPPPTVLDRVLKDLFHEVTETQPGSSLGEHKNSRSIKGAPLESLFAQFCLHALWFGNCSIRAIAVLWIEFVREVRWCWEESQPLPRMPTNGTIDLSTCLINQKLHMLAVCIDKKRREVKGQNFGTNDPLTSPAQEDLQGPMEFSASHGVSEGFGRKHDRNGSSGVAGSMMLLKAHKIMHAPITQDPPLMTEDMHEERLRAAVALGDSFSFSGQLERDILASDMSAFKAANPEAVFEDFIRWHSPKDWENDDSEQTGVSQINATEVSEIKWPPSGRLSERMSDYGNSWRKIWNEALPLPASQQKPLLDPNREGEKVLHYLETLKPYQLLEQMVCTAFRAAADTLYQTSFGNLKQMTTKIGQLYVTMASTLKYLQSHSTISDSDVIEDLRRLCTTFGHIEKLILLAASLHRKFLQSPHLAEAIFSDCYDYYLPNMGTGSAKGDTKKEFDKRQQVSLRDRNLIIGMFPPPTANQSWRKVLSMGNLLNGHEPIFREIIFSKRDHVSGSYYSAPTPNLFQQDIETYRMYVCGTSNDLRVALAVTSFD
- the LOC105179698 gene encoding rab3 GTPase-activating protein catalytic subunit isoform X3; translation: MMSTSNSKRVVEDEEEEEEFEHFDDFTLASSWERFISEIEAVCRQWLADGPKNLLVKDAVQINHLKDLYKVKSEFKYAIKSYCMEYYFGPTNDGKGADWDQTLHDLQLCFGVKEFLVIAPQSASGVVLDAPEASKLLSAVAIALSNCSCLWPAFVPVHDPSRKAYIGIQNMGTVFTRRFEADCIGSQVPIKLMHLEGLYELFVSKFAYTAVDWSMHHFEVHFKLKLTYRTPTYDDEDELQEPNIDDRGSSENIETDTHGKTQWDDDCPWSKWYSAEDLVKGFQLLAIWSEITAESSLDMAELENASPLEADKWFLYPCLSENLSAISDGRTIGFASQLHLLVKALEMASEAKFIEDFVSVENSGSENLKSSAVVPPPTVLDRVLKDLFHEVTETQPGSSLGEHKNSRSIKGAPLESLFAQFCLHALWFGNCSIRAIAVLWIEFVREVRWCWEESQPLPRMPTNGTIDLSTCLINQKLHMLAVCIDKKRREVKGQNFGTNDPLTSPAQEDLQGPMEFSASHGVSEGFGRKHDRNGSSGVAGSMMLLKAHKIMHAPITQDPPLMTEDMHEERLRAAVALGDSFSFSGQLERDILASDMSAFKAANPEAVFEDFIRWHSPKDWENDDSEQTGVSQINATEVSEIKWPPSGRLSERMSDYGNSWRKIWNEALPLPASQQKPLLDPNREGEKVLHYLETLKPYQLLEQMVCTAFRAAADTLYQTSFGNLKQMTTKIGQLYVTMASTLKYLQSHSTISDSDVIEDLRRLCTTFGHIEKLILLAASLHRKFLQSPHLAEAIFSDCYDYYLPNMGTGSAKGDTKKEFDKRQQVSLRDRNLIIGMFPPPTANQSWRKVLSMGNLLNGHEPIFREIIFSKRDHVSGSYYSAPTPNLFQQDIETYRMYVCGTSNDLRVALAVTSFD
- the LOC105179698 gene encoding rab3 GTPase-activating protein catalytic subunit isoform X2 encodes the protein MMSTSNSKRVVEDEEEEEEFEHFDDFTLASSWERFISEIEAVCRQWLADGPKNLLVKDAVQINHLKDLYKVKSEFKYAIKSYCMEYYFGPTNDGKGADWDQTLHDLQLCFGVKEFLVSVIAPQSASGVVLDAPEASKLLSAVAIALSNCSCLWPAFVPVHDPSRKAYIGIQNMGTVFTRRFEADCIGSQVPIKLMHLEGLYELFVSKFAYTAVDWSMHHFEVHFKLKLTYRTPTYDDEDELQEPNIDDRGSSENIETDTHGKTQWDDDCPWSKWYSAEDLVKGFQLLAIWSEITAESSLDMAELENASPLEADKWFLYPCLSENLAISDGRTIGFASQLHLLVKALEMASEAKFIEDFVSVENSGSENLKSSAVVPPPTVLDRVLKDLFHEVTETQPGSSLGEHKNSRSIKGAPLESLFAQFCLHALWFGNCSIRAIAVLWIEFVREVRWCWEESQPLPRMPTNGTIDLSTCLINQKLHMLAVCIDKKRREVKGQNFGTNDPLTSPAQEDLQGPMEFSASHGVSEGFGRKHDRNGSSGVAGSMMLLKAHKIMHAPITQDPPLMTEDMHEERLRAAVALGDSFSFSGQLERDILASDMSAFKAANPEAVFEDFIRWHSPKDWENDDSEQTGVSQINATEVSEIKWPPSGRLSERMSDYGNSWRKIWNEALPLPASQQKPLLDPNREGEKVLHYLETLKPYQLLEQMVCTAFRAAADTLYQTSFGNLKQMTTKIGQLYVTMASTLKYLQSHSTISDSDVIEDLRRLCTTFGHIEKLILLAASLHRKFLQSPHLAEAIFSDCYDYYLPNMGTGSAKGDTKKEFDKRQQVSLRDRNLIIGMFPPPTANQSWRKVLSMGNLLNGHEPIFREIIFSKRDHVSGSYYSAPTPNLFQQDIETYRMYVCGTSNDLRVALAVTSFD
- the LOC105179698 gene encoding rab3 GTPase-activating protein catalytic subunit isoform X6 — translated: MGTVFTRRFEADCIGSQVPIKLMHLEGLYELFVSKFAYTAVDWSMHHFEVHFKLKLTYRTPTYDDEDELQEPNIDDRGSSENIETDTHGKTQWDDDCPWSKWYSAEDLVKGFQLLAIWSEITAESSLDMAELENASPLEADKWFLYPCLSENLSAISDGRTIGFASQLHLLVKALEMASEAKFIEDFVSVENSGSENLKSSAVVPPPTVLDRVLKDLFHEVTETQPGSSLGEHKNSRSIKGAPLESLFAQFCLHALWFGNCSIRAIAVLWIEFVREVRWCWEESQPLPRMPTNGTIDLSTCLINQKLHMLAVCIDKKRREVKGQNFGTNDPLTSPAQEDLQGPMEFSASHGVSEGFGRKHDRNGSSGVAGSMMLLKAHKIMHAPITQDPPLMTEDMHEERLRAAVALGDSFSFSGQLERDILASDMSAFKAANPEAVFEDFIRWHSPKDWENDDSEQTGVSQINATEVSEIKWPPSGRLSERMSDYGNSWRKIWNEALPLPASQQKPLLDPNREGEKVLHYLETLKPYQLLEQMVCTAFRAAADTLYQTSFGNLKQMTTKIGQLYVTMASTLKYLQSHSTISDSDVIEDLRRLCTTFGHIEKLILLAASLHRKFLQSPHLAEAIFSDCYDYYLPNMGTGSAKGDTKKEFDKRQQVSLRDRNLIIGMFPPPTANQSWRKVLSMGNLLNGHEPIFREIIFSKRDHVSGSYYSAPTPNLFQQDIETYRMYVCGTSNDLRVALAVTSFD
- the LOC105179698 gene encoding rab3 GTPase-activating protein catalytic subunit isoform X1 — translated: MMSTSNSKRVVEDEEEEEEFEHFDDFTLASSWERFISEIEAVCRQWLADGPKNLLVKDAVQINHLKDLYKVKSEFKYAIKSYCMEYYFGPTNDGKGADWDQTLHDLQLCFGVKEFLVSVIAPQSASGVVLDAPEASKLLSAVAIALSNCSCLWPAFVPVHDPSRKAYIGIQNMGTVFTRRFEADCIGSQVPIKLMHLEGLYELFVSKFAYTAVDWSMHHFEVHFKLKLTYRTPTYDDEDELQEPNIDDRGSSENIETDTHGKTQWDDDCPWSKWYSAEDLVKGFQLLAIWSEITAESSLDMAELENASPLEADKWFLYPCLSENLSAISDGRTIGFASQLHLLVKALEMASEAKFIEDFVSVENSGSENLKSSAVVPPPTVLDRVLKDLFHEVTETQPGSSLGEHKNSRSIKGAPLESLFAQFCLHALWFGNCSIRAIAVLWIEFVREVRWCWEESQPLPRMPTNGTIDLSTCLINQKLHMLAVCIDKKRREVKGQNFGTNDPLTSPAQEDLQGPMEFSASHGVSEGFGRKHDRNGSSGVAGSMMLLKAHKIMHAPITQDPPLMTEDMHEERLRAAVALGDSFSFSGQLERDILASDMSAFKAANPEAVFEDFIRWHSPKDWENDDSEQTGVSQINATEVSEIKWPPSGRLSERMSDYGNSWRKIWNEALPLPASQQKPLLDPNREGEKVLHYLETLKPYQLLEQMVCTAFRAAADTLYQTSFGNLKQMTTKIGQLYVTMASTLKYLQSHSTISDSDVIEDLRRLCTTFGHIEKLILLAASLHRKFLQSPHLAEAIFSDCYDYYLPNMGTGSAKGDTKKEFDKRQQVSLRDRNLIIGMFPPPTANQSWRKVLSMGNLLNGHEPIFREIIFSKRDHVSGSYYSAPTPNLFQQDIETYRMYVCGTSNDLRVALAVTSFD